AGACGAGAGGAAGAGCTCAACACTGGTGACCACTACATTCAAATCTCAGATCTCGATATCCCGCTTTGACCTTTTTCCGTTGACCCGGAATGCCCCGACGTGATCTTGTTAGGATAGTACTGGTCGGCGATGGTGAGTGAAGAGCATAGTTGATGGCATAGACTGAGGTGTTCGATAAGGAGCATCGTGACTGATTATAGAGCCATGTATAGACGGTGTGGGGAAATCATCCATAATAacttcattgatcaaagaatcaTTCGTCAATAACGTAAGTTCCCGATTACAATTCGGATGATATTCGTTGGTCGAAGCGATCATTCATCCCCTTACTTGAACATAAATCAATATAAATATGTATAGGTCCAACATGTCGTACCGGAAGTGACGATACCGCCAGAAGTAACACCTGAGAACGTAACTACTTCTATAGTGGATACTTCATGTAAGTCCTCCATAGCTGAAGGATATACACAGATTCGCAACGGAGCTAAACAGGAAGGACGGTACTTCTAGCGAATCCAAGATCAAGGGCACATCTTTTATCGCAACTCAGTAGGGCACATGTGATATGTTTGGTTTATAGTATATCAGAACCAACCAGTTTTGATAGAGTAGCGGAATATTGGTTACCTCTTttcagaagagaaggtataaATGTAAGTTTACATCTGAAAACCCGAAGAATTCCGATGCTGATCACCagggaatggaaagataCCGGTCATTCTAGTTGGTAATAAGATCGATCTGAGAGGTGGACAAGTGACGAATcaaggattagaagatgagatagcACCTATCATGAGAGAGTTTAAGGTGAGTCTACATCGAATCTGAATCAGAATGAATTTTGCTAAATTCATGTGTCGCAATGCACAATAGGAGGTCGAAACGGTCGTTGAATGTTCTGCTTTGTTACCACTGAATGTTTCCGAGGTATTTTACTTTGCTCAAAAAGCGGTATTGCATCCTACAGCACCACTGTATGATTCGAGAGAACATGTGAGCTGAATACCATGCATCATGCCGCCAAGTTTATAAAGCTGACTTTGGCTCGGAATTCTAGGCACTCAAACCAAAATGTCTTGAAGCACTGAAACGAATATTTACGATATCAGATGTAGATAAAGATGGTCTGCTGAATGCTGTAGAATTAAACCAATTCCAGGTGAGCATCGGATCCAGACTCCACTTCTAATGAGTATTCCGCTGATGTACCTCTAGCAAAAATGTTTTTCCACGCCACTCCAATACCAAGAGCTTGAAGGTATACTTGATCTTGTTCGGTCCTATGATTCTGCTGCAGTTCTTCCAGTCCCCACCTACTCTGTTCCCTCGACACCCCTGCCGCGCGATTCAAGTTATGGTCAACTGGGTCaatcacctcctcctctttctccccCAGGTGAAGGTATAACGGAGTTAGGATTTCTGTATCTTCATACGATATTTATACAACAAGGTAGAATGGAAACCACTTGGACTGTATTGCGGAAGTTTGGTTATGGTGAAGGATTAGATTTGAGGGAAGACTTCTTGACGCCCAGGTGAGTTCCTCTTACCCCAAAATTGTGGATGCATTGCTGACGGCCGATCGGTATAGATTTGACGTACCTTACGACTGTTCGGTCGAATTATCACCACTGGGTAACCAATTCTTGACGGATATATTCGAAGCATACgacaaagatcaagatggagcATTATCACAATTTGAACTAGATGATTTATTCTCAACGTCACCTGGTAACCCATGGTTAGCACAAGGATTCCCAGATACGACGATAACAGATGATATGGGTCGAGTGACTCTGCAAGGATGGTTGGCACAATGGTCAATGACAACTTTACTCGATC
Above is a genomic segment from Kwoniella shivajii chromosome 8, complete sequence containing:
- a CDS encoding mitochondrial Rho GTPase 1, translating into MPRRDLVRIVLVGDDGVGKSSIITSLIKESFVNNVQHVVPEVTIPPEVTPENVTTSIVDTSSNPRSRAHLLSQLSRAHVICLVYSISEPTSFDRVAEYWLPLFRREGINIPVILVGNKIDLRGGQVTNQGLEDEIAPIMREFKEVETVVECSALLPLNVSEVFYFAQKAVLHPTAPLYDSREHALKPKCLEALKRIFTISDVDKDGLLNAVELNQFQQKCFSTPLQYQELEGILDLVRSYDSAAVLPVPTYSVPSTPLPRDSSYGQLGQSPPPLSPPGEGITELGFLYLHTIFIQQGRMETTWTVLRKFGYGEGLDLREDFLTPRFDVPYDCSVELSPLGNQFLTDIFEAYDKDQDGALSQFELDDLFSTSPGNPWLAQGFPDTTITDDMGRVTLQGWLAQWSMTTLLDHRTTLNYLAYLGYSSSPATDLPTPTALHITRPRKQDRRQKKVTRSAFLCYVLGATGSGKTSLLRSFVNKGFRGGDDGMGGYEPTTKVLSVVNSVEIEGAEKYLVLQEFGSKYESETLRNSKKLDMADVIIYVHDSSDTNSFSYISNLRQQYSLDHIPAIFVATKSDLDLAQQRHEVQPDVYCRRLGLPAPMAVSARLGPMTNLWVAITRVALNPTTSLARGPSSTMSPAQRVRMIASITVATTTFTAVLGVWMRYQGYTFRGIWGWIGRMSGLGRSQ